CGAAGCCGATCGCGCCCGCGGAGCCGATCGCGCCCGCCCAGGCGGACACCGGCGGTCCGGTCTGGGTGCTCGGATCACGCTGGTTCGCGCTGCTGGAGGACGACACGATCGTCGCCGTGCGCACCCAGGGCGACGACGCCCTGGTGCGTCTGGACGCGCAAGGCGCTCACGTGCTGCCCGTGCCTCCCGTGTCGGAACTGCTCATCGAGGATGCCTCGGGCTCTCGGGTGCTCATCTCAGGCGCGCCCGCAGACGCGCCTGCGGGGCTCTGGGAGATCGACCTGGCCGGTGCCGCCGACGTTCGGACCGTCCGTGGGGGCACATCGCCCTGGGGGCCGGAGTGGTTGCCCTCCGCCCGCCCCGTCGTCGTGGACGGCCCTCGCGGACCGGTTCACGCGTTCGACTTCCCCCCGACCAACCCGACGGCCCACCCGCCGCACGGCGAGCTTCCGCCCTACCTCGTGTACGTGCACGGGGGGCCGACGACGCATCGCGGCGGCGCGGCATCCGCTCGGATCGCCTACTTCACCAGCCGCGGCATCGGCGTCCTCGATGTCAATTACGGCGGATCCAGCGGGTACGGCCGGGCCTACCGCGAGCGTCTTCGCGGTCAGTGGGGCATCGTCGACGTCGAAGACGTCGCCGCCGCCGCCGCCGGGATCGCCGCCGAAGGTCTTGCCGATCCGGCGCGGATGACCGTCGCCGGCGGTTCTGCGGGCGGCTGGACCGTGCTGGCGGCGCTTGCGAACACCGACGTCTTCGCCGCCGGCATCTCGCGGTACGGCGTGGGCGACGCCCGCGCGCTGGCGGCGGACACGCACGACTTCGAGGCGCACTACCTCGACGGTCTCATCGGACCGCTCCCAGAGGCGGAGGCGCTGTATCGCGAGCGATCCCCCTTGACACACCCGGAGCGCTTCCGCGTGCCGCTGCTGCTGCTGCAGGGCGCAGACGATCCGGTGGTGCCTCCCGCGCAGTCCGAGGCGATCCGCGACGCGCTGGTCGATCGCGGCATCCCGCACGCCTACATCGTCTACGCCGGCGAGGGGCACGGTTTCCGACGAGCGGAGAACATCGTGCACGCGCTGGAGAGCGAGCTGGCCTTCCTCGGTGCGGTGTTCGGCTTCCCGACGCCGGGAGTCGCCCCCATCGACCTCAGCTGACGAACGGCGCCAGCTCGGCAGCGAGACGCTCGGACACGTGGGCGTGCAACGCGGTGCCGTCCTCTTCATGCGCCTCGGAGATGATGTGCCCGGTCTCGTGCACGGCCGAGACGAGGTCGCCGCGGTCGTACGGCACCACGGCGTGCACCTCGACCGCCGGAAGAGGCAGCGCCGCCTCCAGCGCCGAGCGGAGCTCTTCGATGCCCTCGCCGGTGCGTGACGAGGCGAACAGCGCCCTGGGCTCGAGTCCGCGCAGCACCATCCGCGTGTCCTCGTCGACCAGGTCGGCCTTGTTGAACACGACGATCTCGGTGATGTCGCGCGCACCGACATCGCCGATCACATCGCGAACGGTCTGCAGCTGGGACGCGGGATCCGGGTGCGCGGCGTCCACGACGTGCAGGATGACGTCCGAGTCGCCGACCTCTTCGAGAGTCGAGCGGAACGCCTCGACGAGCTGGTGGGGCAGGTTGCGGACGAATCCGACCGTGTCGGTGAGCGTATAGATGCGACCATCGGATGCCTCGGCACGGCGCACCGTGGCATCCAGCGTTGCGAACAGCGCGTTCTCGACGAGCACGCCCGCGCTGGTGAGGCGGTTGAGCAGGCTCGACTTGCCGGCGTTGGTGTAGCCGGCGATCGCAACGGAGGGGATCGTGTTCCGCTTGCGCTCGGCGCGCTTGGCGTCGCGCGCGGGTGCGAAATCGCGGATCTGGCGACGCAGGATCGCCATCTTCGTGCGGATGCGCCGGCGATCGAGCTCGATCTTGGTCTCACCGGGACCGCGCGAACCCATTCCGGCCCCGCCGGCGCCGACCTGGCCACCGGCCTGGCGGCTCATCGAGTCGCCCCAGCCACGCAGGCGCGGCAGGAGGTACTCGAGCTGCGCAAGCTCGACCTGCGCCTTGCCCTCGCGACTCTTGGCGTGCTGGCTGAAGATGTCCAGGATCACGGTGGTCCGGTCGATGACCTTGACCTTGACCACGTCTTCGAGGGCGCGCCGCTGGCTGGGCGCCAGCTCGGTGTCGGCGATCACGGTGTCGGCGCCGAGCGCCGCGACGAGGTCCTTGAGCTCCTGCGCCTTTCCGCGACCGAGGTAGGTCGCCGGGTCCGGGTGCGGGCGCCGCTGCAGCACGCCGTCCAGGACGACAGCGCCCGCCGTCTCGGCGAGCGCTGCGAGTTCACGCAGCGAGTTCTCGGCGTCGGACTGCTCGCCCTGGGGGTGCACGCCGACGAGGATCACGTTCTCGAGGCGCAGCTGCCGGTACTCGACCTCGGTGACGTCCTCGAGTTCGGTGGACAGCCCGGGAACACGGCGCAACGCGGCCCGCTCTTCGCGGTCCCACTGCTCGCCGTCCGTGGACCCGCCGAAGGCGGTGGCCTCGTCCTGGAGCGCCTGGGCCGCGCCGAACACGCGCACACCGGAGTGCGCGTCGGCGCGCGAGAGCACCCGGTCCACCGGGTCGACCGGTGTCTCGTCGGTGCTGATCGGTGTGGTGGTGTCGGTCATGTCTTCCTTTGCTTCGAGCTTCGTCAGGGGGTTTCACGCGCCCCGGCGAAGCATCCGTAAACTCTAGCCTCCCCCGCCGAAGCGCTCCTCCGCTACGCTCGCTCCCATGGGGAGCGACCACTACTTCAGTGCGTCGCCGGCAAGTCCGGAGAATCTGCGCCGCATCCGCGTGTCACTCAGCGGTCGCGATGTCGAGGTGACGACGGCCGGCGGCGTGTTCAGCCCCGACCACATCGACTCGGGAACGGCAGTCCTGCTGGCCAACACTCCCCCGCCGCCGCCTGGCGGGCATCTGCTCGATCTGGGATCGGGCTGGGGCCCGATCGCGTTGTCATTGGCGACCGCCGCTCCGCATGCCACCGTCTGGGCGGTGGATGTGAACGAACGTGCGCTGGACCTCGTGCGGCGCAACAGCGATGCGCTCGGCCTCACCAATGTCAACGCCGCGCTGCCCGATGATGTTCCCGACGACATCACGTTCCGCACGATCCGCTCGAACCCGCCCATCCGCGTCGGCAAGCACGAACTGCACGGATTGCTCGAGCGGTGGATTCCGCGGCTGGGCGAGCGAAGCGACGCCTGGCTGGTCGTCCAGCGCAATCTCGGGTCGGACTCGCTGCAGCGCTGGCTCGCTGCATCGTTCCCGCACGGCTACAGCGTGCATCGGGCTGCGACCGGCCGCGGGTTCCGCGTGCTGAAGGTCCGCAAGCACGGTTCTCCGCCGACCGAGCCGGTCGCCACGCTCTGAGCACGCGACCGGTGTGCGCCGGAGCGGTCAGGCCAGCGCGACCTCGCCGGAGTAGACGAGCGTCGCCGGGCCGGACAGCAGCACATGCGGCTCGTCCCCCACGCGCTGGACGCGGACGCCGAGCGTTCCGCCCGGAACGTCGACCGTCCAGGAGTCCGGCGCGGCGGGGCCAGCCCAGTGCCGCACCGCCAGCGCCGCCGCGGCGACACCCGTCCCGCAGCTGAGCGTCTCGCCCACACCGCGCTCGAACACGCGCATGCGGATGCCGCCGACGCCGTCCAGCACCAGCGGATCGCGGGGCACGACGAACTCGATGTTGGCGCCCGCCGCAGGTTCGGGGTGCATCTGCGGACGCACCGCGAGGTCGAGCCCGTCGAGCTCGTCAGTGCCCGACAGGGCGACCACCACGTGCGGGTTGCCGACGTCGATGCCGAGCCCCGGGCGCGGCACCTCGAGTCCGCGCGCACGGACGAGCACGTCGTCCGGTTCGACCAGCCACGAGCC
This portion of the Microbacterium pygmaeum genome encodes:
- a CDS encoding dipeptidyl-peptidase 5, with product MTDSIPFGSWPSPLTAAEVSAASPRIDGARYVGDEIWWGEGVPDEGGRTTVRRCAADGTVHEVLPNPWSARSRVNEYGGGSWTATDAGDLLFVEKTDQRIWSLSPDRTPTPLTPGDGRMRFGGLSAQYGRVLAIRETDAEGTTPLRDIVSIALDGAGITSLVGGSDFLAHPALSPDGTMLAWIAWNHPDMPWDRSELRVGRIHDGTVSEWEVIAGAGSSPVQPVWADASSLVFADDVSGRWNLWRRRVDADAKPIAPAEPIAPAQADTGGPVWVLGSRWFALLEDDTIVAVRTQGDDALVRLDAQGAHVLPVPPVSELLIEDASGSRVLISGAPADAPAGLWEIDLAGAADVRTVRGGTSPWGPEWLPSARPVVVDGPRGPVHAFDFPPTNPTAHPPHGELPPYLVYVHGGPTTHRGGAASARIAYFTSRGIGVLDVNYGGSSGYGRAYRERLRGQWGIVDVEDVAAAAAGIAAEGLADPARMTVAGGSAGGWTVLAALANTDVFAAGISRYGVGDARALAADTHDFEAHYLDGLIGPLPEAEALYRERSPLTHPERFRVPLLLLQGADDPVVPPAQSEAIRDALVDRGIPHAYIVYAGEGHGFRRAENIVHALESELAFLGAVFGFPTPGVAPIDLS
- the hflX gene encoding GTPase HflX; protein product: MTDTTTPISTDETPVDPVDRVLSRADAHSGVRVFGAAQALQDEATAFGGSTDGEQWDREERAALRRVPGLSTELEDVTEVEYRQLRLENVILVGVHPQGEQSDAENSLRELAALAETAGAVVLDGVLQRRPHPDPATYLGRGKAQELKDLVAALGADTVIADTELAPSQRRALEDVVKVKVIDRTTVILDIFSQHAKSREGKAQVELAQLEYLLPRLRGWGDSMSRQAGGQVGAGGAGMGSRGPGETKIELDRRRIRTKMAILRRQIRDFAPARDAKRAERKRNTIPSVAIAGYTNAGKSSLLNRLTSAGVLVENALFATLDATVRRAEASDGRIYTLTDTVGFVRNLPHQLVEAFRSTLEEVGDSDVILHVVDAAHPDPASQLQTVRDVIGDVGARDITEIVVFNKADLVDEDTRMVLRGLEPRALFASSRTGEGIEELRSALEAALPLPAVEVHAVVPYDRGDLVSAVHETGHIISEAHEEDGTALHAHVSERLAAELAPFVS
- a CDS encoding class I SAM-dependent methyltransferase, producing the protein MGSDHYFSASPASPENLRRIRVSLSGRDVEVTTAGGVFSPDHIDSGTAVLLANTPPPPPGGHLLDLGSGWGPIALSLATAAPHATVWAVDVNERALDLVRRNSDALGLTNVNAALPDDVPDDITFRTIRSNPPIRVGKHELHGLLERWIPRLGERSDAWLVVQRNLGSDSLQRWLAASFPHGYSVHRAATGRGFRVLKVRKHGSPPTEPVATL
- the dapF gene encoding diaminopimelate epimerase; protein product: MPQTIAFTKGHGTGNDFVVIADPDGELDLSDDQIAVLCDRRFGIGADGVLRVVRSAAIGEGVTAAAGAEWFMDYRNADGSKAEMCGNGIRVFARYLTETGLAVLETDGSLPIGTRAGIKTLTRDARGFEVDLGSWLVEPDDVLVRARGLEVPRPGLGIDVGNPHVVVALSGTDELDGLDLAVRPQMHPEPAAGANIEFVVPRDPLVLDGVGGIRMRVFERGVGETLSCGTGVAAAALAVRHWAGPAAPDSWTVDVPGGTLGVRVQRVGDEPHVLLSGPATLVYSGEVALA